A single window of Microbispora hainanensis DNA harbors:
- a CDS encoding LCP family protein, whose translation MSEHRRVGARSGRPPAPADQRVWGPREDGAYDDAFEAPRGRRGAPGPAGYADMPVAAGPAGYAEMPGRRGRQRPPEDDYPPDYPPEAYDAGGRRRGGRRAEPPEPFFEPGDPLYEDEEPPRRRGRRRGGDDDGLGPAPTAASRASGGGGDLPPDDRPSRRRGGGGGGGRSGLGIGGWISVVLTCVMVIGTLTAYKVYRSTIGLINRGASTDDLDKNRPVNETGAINVLLVGSDTRAGDNKKYGQHLVNDGERTDTIMLLHVSPNRDGATLLSFPRDSMVMIPACYNKNKTLVPAHLGMINSAFSDGGMICTRRTIETLTGIRIHHYVKVDFTGFKNIVNALGGIEICLPQAVNDKKAKLQLPAGRQIVKGEAALGYVRLRYGLGDGSDISRIKRQQVFISQVVKKATSSALLTDVGKLQNFIAAAAKSVTMDDALNTEELIKIAQSAQKLSAKGFKATTVPWEPYVADKNRVQWKQPAAGNLFKAIANDTEVTPTASATPTAAASPSGPVVTKPQQVKVQVFNGTNTAGRAKEVAEELSALGFNVVGVGDARKPDGTDQPKTMVRYTGQGWNYSKMLVGKLLNPVSPETGKVASGPVTPFTPSSPPPDAPKGKVRGPIIQLVVGADWKGVRSPIDLGDNAITADTNPCAT comes from the coding sequence ATGAGCGAGCACAGGCGCGTCGGCGCGCGTTCCGGCCGTCCGCCGGCTCCGGCCGACCAGAGGGTCTGGGGTCCCCGGGAAGACGGCGCGTACGACGACGCCTTCGAGGCTCCCCGCGGACGCAGGGGGGCTCCCGGGCCCGCCGGATACGCCGACATGCCGGTGGCCGCCGGCCCCGCGGGCTACGCGGAGATGCCGGGGAGACGAGGCCGGCAGCGACCGCCCGAAGACGACTACCCGCCCGATTACCCACCGGAGGCGTACGACGCGGGAGGACGCCGCAGAGGCGGGCGGCGCGCCGAGCCGCCCGAGCCCTTCTTCGAGCCCGGTGATCCTCTCTACGAGGATGAGGAGCCGCCGCGGCGGCGCGGTCGCAGGCGTGGCGGCGACGATGACGGCCTCGGCCCGGCCCCCACCGCCGCGAGCCGAGCCTCCGGAGGCGGCGGGGATCTCCCCCCGGACGACAGGCCATCCCGCCGGCGCGGAGGCGGCGGGGGCGGCGGCCGGTCCGGCCTGGGGATCGGCGGCTGGATCAGCGTGGTGCTCACGTGTGTGATGGTCATCGGCACGCTGACGGCCTACAAGGTCTATCGGAGCACGATCGGCCTGATCAACAGAGGCGCGTCCACCGACGACCTCGACAAGAACCGTCCCGTCAACGAGACCGGCGCGATCAACGTGCTGCTCGTGGGCTCCGACACCCGCGCGGGTGACAACAAGAAGTACGGCCAGCACCTGGTCAACGACGGCGAGCGCACCGACACGATCATGCTGCTGCACGTGTCGCCCAACCGCGACGGCGCGACGCTGCTGAGCTTCCCCCGCGACTCCATGGTGATGATCCCCGCCTGCTACAACAAGAACAAGACGCTCGTCCCGGCGCACCTCGGCATGATCAACTCCGCGTTCTCCGACGGCGGGATGATCTGCACGCGCCGCACGATCGAGACCCTCACCGGGATCCGCATCCACCACTACGTGAAGGTCGACTTCACCGGCTTCAAGAACATCGTGAACGCGCTCGGCGGCATCGAGATCTGCCTGCCGCAGGCCGTCAACGACAAGAAGGCGAAGCTCCAGCTCCCGGCCGGCAGGCAGATCGTGAAGGGCGAGGCGGCGCTCGGCTACGTGCGGCTGCGCTACGGCCTCGGCGACGGCAGCGACATCTCCCGCATCAAGCGCCAGCAGGTCTTCATCTCCCAGGTCGTGAAGAAGGCGACCAGCAGCGCCCTGCTCACCGACGTCGGCAAGCTGCAGAACTTCATCGCCGCCGCGGCGAAGTCCGTCACGATGGACGACGCGCTCAACACCGAGGAGCTCATCAAGATCGCGCAGAGCGCGCAGAAGCTCTCGGCGAAGGGCTTCAAGGCCACCACCGTGCCGTGGGAGCCGTACGTCGCCGACAAGAACCGCGTCCAGTGGAAGCAGCCGGCCGCGGGCAACCTCTTCAAGGCCATCGCGAACGACACCGAGGTCACCCCGACCGCGAGCGCCACCCCGACCGCGGCCGCCTCGCCGTCCGGCCCGGTGGTCACCAAGCCGCAGCAGGTCAAGGTGCAGGTGTTCAACGGCACCAACACAGCCGGGCGGGCCAAGGAGGTCGCCGAGGAGCTCTCCGCGCTCGGCTTCAACGTCGTCGGCGTCGGCGACGCCAGGAAGCCCGACGGCACCGACCAGCCGAAGACCATGGTCCGCTACACCGGTCAGGGCTGGAACTACTCGAAGATGCTGGTCGGCAAGCTGCTCAACCCCGTCAGCCCGGAGACCGGCAAGGTGGCGAGCGGCCCGGTCACGCCGTTCACGCCGTCCTCGCCCCCGCCGGACGCGCCCAAGGGCAAGGTGCGCGGGCCGATCATCCAGCTCGTCGTCGGCGCCGACTGGAAGGGCGTCCGCTCGCCCATCGACCTGGGCGACAACGCCATCACCGCCGACACCAACCCCTGCGCGACCTGA